From Cyanobium sp. ATX 6F1, a single genomic window includes:
- the psaM gene encoding photosystem I reaction center subunit XII, with protein sequence MISSITQAEILIALVVAAHAGVLAVRLAVSLYKA encoded by the coding sequence ATGATCTCCTCGATTACCCAGGCCGAAATTCTGATTGCCCTTGTGGTGGCTGCCCACGCCGGCGTGCTCGCCGTGCGCCTGGCGGTGAGTCTCTACAAGGCCTGA
- a CDS encoding protochlorophyllide reductase has protein sequence MPAEPSTSPSTAAASGGGDAGNVLITGTTSGVGLNAVKALVDRGWTVVTANRDPVRAAAAANALGISPEHLHHLRIDLGDLNSVRIGVEALVNSLGFPLDALVINAAVYKPQLKEAERSPQGYEISMATNHFGHFLLIQMLLEELERSSHPSRRVVILGTVTANSKELGGKIPIPAPADLGDLSGFEKGFRAPIAMANGQPFKPGKAYKDSKLCNMITTQELHRRLHDSTGIVFSSLYPGCVADTPLFRNTPRLFQKIFPWFQKNITGGYITQALAGERVAQVVADPEFAVSGAHWSWGNRQKKGGKQFLQELSEKASDPRTAQRTWALSMKLVGWPEPAPPLPLPLGDSVESQQVKDVAVLQ, from the coding sequence ATGCCCGCCGAGCCATCGACCAGCCCCTCCACGGCCGCAGCCAGCGGCGGGGGCGATGCCGGCAACGTTCTCATCACAGGCACCACTTCAGGGGTGGGCCTCAACGCTGTCAAGGCCCTGGTGGATCGGGGTTGGACGGTGGTCACCGCCAACCGCGACCCGGTCCGTGCAGCGGCGGCAGCCAACGCCCTGGGCATCTCGCCCGAGCACCTCCATCACCTGCGCATTGACCTGGGCGACCTCAACAGCGTGCGGATCGGTGTCGAAGCCCTGGTGAATTCCCTGGGGTTTCCCCTCGACGCCCTGGTGATCAACGCGGCGGTCTACAAGCCCCAACTCAAGGAGGCAGAACGCTCGCCCCAGGGCTATGAGATCTCGATGGCCACCAATCACTTCGGCCATTTCCTGCTCATCCAGATGCTGCTCGAAGAGCTCGAGCGCTCAAGCCACCCCTCCCGGCGCGTGGTGATTCTGGGAACGGTGACGGCCAACTCCAAGGAGCTCGGGGGCAAGATCCCGATCCCCGCCCCTGCCGATCTCGGCGATCTCTCCGGCTTTGAGAAGGGCTTCAGGGCGCCGATCGCGATGGCCAACGGCCAACCCTTCAAGCCCGGCAAGGCCTACAAGGACAGCAAGCTCTGCAACATGATCACCACCCAGGAGCTGCACCGCCGGCTGCACGACTCCACGGGAATCGTGTTCAGCTCGCTCTACCCAGGCTGCGTTGCCGACACGCCTCTGTTCCGCAACACCCCGCGGCTGTTCCAGAAGATCTTCCCCTGGTTTCAGAAGAACATCACCGGCGGCTACATCACCCAGGCCCTGGCCGGGGAGCGGGTGGCCCAGGTGGTGGCCGATCCCGAGTTTGCTGTTTCTGGGGCCCACTGGAGCTGGGGCAACCGCCAGAAGAAAGGGGGCAAGCAATTCCTCCAGGAGCTCTCCGAAAAAGCCAGCGATCCCCGCACCGCCCAGCGCACCTGGGCTCTTTCGATGAAGCTGGTGGGCTGGCCTGAGCCGGCCCCTCCCTTGCCTTTGCCTCTGGGGGATTCAGTCGAATCCCAGCAGGTCAAAGATGTCGCGGTCCTTCAGTGA
- the bchL gene encoding ferredoxin:protochlorophyllide reductase (ATP-dependent) iron-sulfur ATP-binding protein — MTSTLIPPATTGPSNPREDGEGSLQVHQEPGMAIEEGALVIAVYGKGGIGKSTTSSNLSAAFSKLGKRVLQIGCDPKHDSTFTLTKKMVPTVIDILETVDFHTEELRPEDFVFEGYNGVMCVESGGPPAGTGCGGYVTGQTVKLLKEHHLLEDTDVVIFDVLGDVVCGGFAAPLQHANYCLIVTANDFDSIFAMNRIMQAINAKAKNYKVRLGGVIANRSEETDQIDKFNERTGLRTMAHFKTVDAIRRSRLKKCTIFEMESSPEVDAVQQEYLSLASKMLNDVEPLEAESLKDRDIFDLLGFD, encoded by the coding sequence ATGACCTCCACACTCATTCCGCCTGCGACCACCGGCCCCAGCAACCCCCGGGAAGACGGGGAAGGCAGCCTGCAGGTGCATCAGGAGCCCGGCATGGCCATCGAGGAAGGTGCCCTGGTGATCGCCGTCTACGGCAAGGGCGGCATCGGCAAATCCACCACCTCGTCGAACCTGTCAGCCGCTTTCTCGAAGCTGGGTAAACGGGTGCTGCAGATCGGCTGTGATCCCAAGCACGATTCCACCTTCACCCTCACCAAGAAGATGGTGCCCACGGTGATCGACATCCTCGAAACCGTGGACTTTCACACCGAGGAACTGCGACCTGAAGACTTCGTGTTTGAGGGCTACAACGGGGTGATGTGCGTCGAGTCGGGGGGTCCGCCGGCCGGCACCGGCTGTGGCGGCTACGTCACCGGGCAGACCGTGAAGCTGCTCAAGGAGCACCATCTGCTGGAAGACACCGATGTGGTGATCTTCGATGTGCTGGGCGATGTGGTCTGCGGTGGCTTCGCCGCTCCTCTCCAGCACGCCAACTACTGCCTGATCGTGACCGCCAATGATTTCGATTCGATCTTTGCGATGAACCGGATCATGCAGGCGATCAATGCCAAGGCCAAGAACTACAAGGTGCGCCTCGGCGGCGTGATCGCCAACCGCTCCGAGGAGACCGATCAGATCGACAAGTTCAACGAGCGCACTGGCCTGCGCACCATGGCCCACTTCAAGACCGTGGACGCCATCCGCCGTTCGCGGCTGAAGAAATGCACCATCTTCGAAATGGAAAGCAGCCCGGAGGTGGATGCGGTGCAGCAGGAATACCTGAGCCTGGCCAGCAAGATGCTCAACGACGTCGAGCCTCTGGAGGCTGAATCACTGAAGGACCGCGACATCTTTGACCTGCTGGGATTCGACTGA
- a CDS encoding ferredoxin:protochlorophyllide reductase (ATP-dependent) subunit B — protein MELTLWTYEGPPHVGAMRIATSMEGVHYVLHAPQGDTYADLLFTMIERRGRRPPVTYTTFQARDLGGDTAELVQRSIREAVARFRPEALLVGESCTAELIQDQPGALAAGMNLGVPMVSLELPAYSKKENWGAAETFYQLVRTLLKDQMPPPGTAKPSPSRWRAEGRRPRVNLLGPSLLGFRCRDDVLEITRLLGQHGIDVAVVAPLGARPADLIRLPSADANVCLYPEVAGPACSWLERSFGLPVVRTVPIGIGATADFLRELHAVLDLELPAELQATDGRPSEAERRSRLPWYSRSVDSTYLTGKRVFIFADATHAIAAARIASRELGFQVVGLGSYSREQAREVRAAAAELGLEALITDDYLAVEKAMGEAAAELVLGTQMERHSAKRLGLPCAVISSPLHVQDVPARYAPQMGWEGANVIFDSWVHPLMMGLEEHLIGMFRHDFEFVDGHRSHLGDGAPSMAPAVDQPPPGDAAAPGLEREATTATAVAIQAPPTVPGEPSWMPDGEAELAKIPFFVRGKVRKNTEAFARERGLALIDAETLYDAKAHFSR, from the coding sequence ATGGAACTCACCCTCTGGACCTACGAAGGCCCCCCCCACGTGGGCGCGATGCGCATCGCCACTTCGATGGAGGGGGTGCACTACGTACTCCATGCCCCCCAGGGCGACACCTATGCCGATCTGCTGTTCACGATGATCGAGCGGCGGGGACGGCGACCTCCCGTCACCTACACCACCTTTCAGGCCCGCGACCTCGGTGGTGACACCGCCGAGCTGGTGCAGCGCTCGATCCGGGAGGCGGTGGCCCGTTTCCGCCCGGAGGCGCTGCTGGTGGGCGAGAGCTGCACCGCTGAGCTGATCCAGGACCAGCCCGGCGCCCTGGCCGCCGGCATGAACTTGGGCGTGCCGATGGTGAGTCTGGAATTGCCGGCCTACTCCAAGAAGGAGAACTGGGGGGCGGCCGAGACCTTCTACCAGCTGGTGCGCACCCTGCTGAAAGACCAGATGCCCCCGCCGGGTACGGCCAAACCCTCCCCCTCCCGCTGGCGCGCGGAGGGCCGCCGGCCCCGGGTCAACCTGCTGGGTCCCAGCCTGCTGGGCTTCCGCTGCCGCGACGACGTGCTGGAGATCACCCGTCTGCTGGGGCAGCACGGCATTGATGTGGCCGTGGTGGCGCCGCTGGGGGCCCGGCCCGCGGATCTGATTCGCCTACCCAGCGCCGATGCCAACGTCTGCCTCTACCCGGAGGTGGCGGGGCCGGCTTGCAGCTGGCTGGAGCGCAGCTTCGGCCTGCCGGTGGTGCGCACGGTGCCGATCGGCATCGGTGCCACTGCCGATTTCCTGCGGGAGCTGCATGCCGTTCTCGACCTTGAACTTCCGGCCGAGCTTCAGGCCACCGATGGCCGTCCGAGTGAGGCCGAACGAAGGTCCAGGCTGCCCTGGTACTCCCGCTCCGTCGACTCCACCTACCTCACCGGCAAGCGGGTGTTCATTTTCGCCGATGCCACCCATGCCATCGCCGCCGCCCGGATCGCTTCGAGGGAACTCGGCTTCCAGGTGGTGGGGCTGGGCAGCTACAGCCGCGAGCAGGCCCGGGAGGTGCGGGCCGCCGCGGCCGAACTCGGCCTGGAGGCCCTGATCACCGACGACTACCTGGCGGTGGAGAAGGCCATGGGTGAGGCGGCCGCTGAGCTGGTGCTCGGCACCCAGATGGAGCGCCACAGTGCCAAGCGGCTCGGCCTGCCCTGCGCGGTGATCAGCTCTCCGCTGCACGTCCAGGACGTGCCGGCCCGCTACGCCCCCCAGATGGGCTGGGAGGGGGCCAACGTGATTTTCGATTCCTGGGTGCACCCGCTGATGATGGGGCTGGAGGAGCATCTGATCGGGATGTTCCGCCACGACTTCGAGTTCGTGGACGGCCACCGCAGCCACCTGGGGGATGGGGCACCCTCGATGGCCCCCGCGGTGGATCAGCCCCCCCCTGGGGATGCCGCCGCGCCAGGCCTCGAGCGGGAGGCGACCACGGCCACGGCGGTGGCGATCCAGGCGCCGCCAACGGTGCCCGGAGAGCCCAGCTGGATGCCGGACGGGGAGGCGGAGCTGGCAAAGATCCCCTTCTTCGTGCGGGGCAAAGTTCGTAAGAACACCGAAGCCTTTGCCAGAGAGCGGGGTCTGGCGTTGATCGATGCCGAAACCCTCTACGACGCCAAGGCCCACTTCAGCCGCTGA
- a CDS encoding ferredoxin:protochlorophyllide reductase (ATP-dependent) subunit N, whose protein sequence is MPPPELLKESGQREVFCGLTSIVWLHRRMPDAFFLVVGSRTCAHLVQSAAGVMIFAEPRFGTAILGERDLAGLADANEELDRLVKDLLERRPEIRTLFLVGSCPSEVIKLDLAKAAERLSAQLLGRVRVLNYSGSGIETTFTQGEDNALLAMMPLMASSDEEQLLIVGTLADAVEDRFRLIFERMGITTVRCLPPRRSTDLPPVGKGTRVLLAQPFLSATARALQHRGATLLQAPYPFGVEGSRDWMAAAAGAFGVPSARFVEVLDPLVERGRRALEPHRQVLAGKRLFLLPDSQMEIPLARFLARECGMELVEVGTPYLDRLLMAADLALLPAGTQLSEGQDVDRQLERVRAARPDLVLCGLGLANPLEAEGIATKWSIELVFSPIHGCDQAGDLAELFARPLRRRALLQLS, encoded by the coding sequence CTGCCGCCCCCCGAGCTGCTCAAGGAGAGCGGCCAGCGGGAGGTGTTCTGCGGTCTCACCTCGATTGTTTGGCTGCACCGCCGCATGCCCGACGCGTTCTTCCTGGTGGTGGGCTCCCGCACCTGCGCCCACCTGGTCCAATCGGCCGCCGGCGTGATGATCTTCGCCGAGCCGCGCTTCGGCACGGCGATCCTCGGTGAACGCGACCTGGCGGGCCTGGCCGATGCCAACGAGGAACTCGACCGTCTGGTGAAGGATCTGCTGGAACGCCGGCCCGAGATCCGCACTCTCTTCCTGGTGGGCTCCTGCCCCAGTGAGGTGATCAAGCTTGATCTGGCCAAGGCGGCCGAACGGCTGTCCGCCCAGCTGCTCGGCCGGGTGCGGGTGCTCAACTATTCCGGCAGCGGCATCGAGACCACCTTCACCCAGGGGGAAGACAACGCCCTGCTGGCGATGATGCCCCTGATGGCCAGCAGCGACGAGGAGCAGCTGCTGATCGTCGGCACCCTGGCCGATGCGGTGGAGGATCGCTTCCGGCTCATCTTCGAGCGGATGGGCATCACCACAGTCCGCTGCCTGCCGCCGCGGCGTTCCACCGACCTGCCGCCCGTGGGCAAGGGAACCCGGGTGCTGCTGGCCCAGCCCTTTCTGAGCGCTACGGCCCGGGCTCTTCAGCACCGGGGAGCCACCCTGCTGCAGGCGCCCTACCCCTTCGGCGTGGAAGGCAGCCGCGACTGGATGGCGGCTGCTGCTGGGGCCTTCGGGGTGCCTTCCGCCCGCTTTGTTGAGGTGCTCGATCCCCTGGTGGAGCGGGGCCGCCGGGCCCTCGAGCCCCATCGGCAGGTGCTCGCAGGCAAGCGCTTGTTCCTGCTGCCGGATTCCCAGATGGAGATTCCCCTGGCCCGCTTTCTGGCCCGCGAATGCGGCATGGAGCTGGTGGAGGTGGGGACCCCCTACCTTGATCGCCTGCTGATGGCGGCCGATCTGGCCCTGCTTCCCGCCGGCACCCAACTCAGCGAGGGGCAGGATGTGGACCGGCAACTGGAGCGGGTACGGGCCGCCCGTCCCGACCTGGTGCTCTGTGGTCTGGGGCTGGCCAATCCGCTTGAGGCCGAAGGCATCGCCACCAAGTGGTCGATCGAGCTGGTGTTCAGCCCAATCCATGGTTGTGACCAGGCCGGCGACCTGGCCGAACTCTTCGCCCGGCCCTTGCGGCGCCGTGCTCTGCTGCAGCTCTCCTGA
- a CDS encoding DUF2062 domain-containing protein produces the protein MRPGRRRSRFRRHLPAKVWLWKARRLLLWLWRQEGSRGQRTRGLAAGVFIGCFPFFGLQTLLGIALASLVRGNHLLAAAGTWVSNPFTSLPIYFLNFQVGSLLLGPGPAWPGGDILSHPDPMSLGWALTSRLMLGSTLVGLVAALICSGLFWRWLRHKERQHASVALNSLN, from the coding sequence ATGAGACCTGGGCGGCGCCGGTCACGGTTCAGGCGGCACCTGCCGGCCAAGGTGTGGCTCTGGAAGGCCAGGCGACTGCTGCTCTGGCTGTGGCGTCAGGAGGGCAGCCGCGGCCAGCGCACCCGCGGCCTGGCGGCCGGGGTCTTCATCGGTTGTTTCCCCTTCTTCGGTCTGCAGACCCTGCTCGGCATCGCCCTGGCGAGCCTGGTGCGCGGCAACCATCTGCTGGCGGCGGCGGGCACCTGGGTCAGCAACCCGTTCACTTCGCTGCCGATCTACTTCCTCAATTTTCAGGTGGGCAGCCTGTTGCTGGGGCCTGGCCCCGCTTGGCCCGGGGGGGACATCCTCTCCCATCCAGATCCAATGTCCCTGGGCTGGGCGTTGACCAGCCGCCTGATGCTCGGCTCCACCCTGGTGGGGTTGGTGGCCGCTCTGATCTGCAGCGGGTTGTTCTGGCGTTGGCTGCGTCATAAGGAACGGCAGCATGCCTCCGTCGCCTTAAATTCACTCAACTGA
- a CDS encoding fasciclin domain-containing protein, producing MANIIETAKGAGCFGTLLTAVEVAGLTGALESPGPFTVFAPVDEAFAALPPGTVQTLVDNVPQLARILKFHVLSGAHTRAELIDQPEWESLEGAPVPIRRAEPFEVKNATVVSADIVCDNGIVHVIDRVILPG from the coding sequence ATGGCCAACATCATCGAAACCGCCAAGGGAGCCGGCTGCTTCGGCACCCTGCTCACCGCCGTTGAAGTGGCGGGTCTCACCGGTGCCCTTGAGAGCCCCGGTCCCTTCACGGTGTTCGCCCCCGTCGACGAGGCCTTCGCCGCCCTGCCTCCGGGCACGGTGCAGACGCTGGTGGATAACGTGCCCCAACTGGCTCGGATCTTGAAATTTCACGTTCTCTCTGGGGCGCACACGCGCGCGGAGTTGATCGATCAGCCCGAGTGGGAGAGCCTTGAGGGCGCACCTGTGCCGATTCGCCGCGCTGAACCCTTCGAGGTCAAGAACGCCACGGTGGTGTCCGCCGACATCGTCTGCGACAACGGCATCGTGCATGTGATCGACCGCGTGATCCTGCCCGGATGA
- a CDS encoding CO2 hydration protein, translated as MTPPTAAAETTTRPPLIPPSQHPYAEVIHRLEAGGSMLPDTPENLMQIIGIYKAYAVPMDFYWRDLLYIAERVFLDPLPAFKYFPTQEYLDLPNSYAGDDSKLRIWRGPATAHPELLEFMAKGETRPMSKLLHHLWHDRINMEFAEACMEAMLWHQGMGGRFYDYLETDVYKANADRAIKAYFKGNPLMLGLHALFPEMFLEQVRKMSYYANLGLFWEVMAPVFFEMSDIYDEGGFKGVPDAMDFLVNGIFAVAGRPIYHHVYIGEEMFEIIPKSEGFTWLYEAALPYVEAVFYRTAPFRGTKSYNAQAGQVPEVQADFHYGILYADVFPVGSAGIPPTLLMQDMLHFLPPYLTELYDQHKRGEADILIQLGVTFQRSMYNVTSAVIQALRCALLYPLDDTDPEHLMANRKFFEAQMDRFIRPEARLPQIQTQDYR; from the coding sequence ATGACTCCGCCTACCGCCGCGGCCGAAACCACCACCCGTCCGCCCCTGATCCCTCCTTCGCAGCATCCCTACGCCGAGGTGATCCATCGGCTGGAGGCCGGCGGTTCGATGTTGCCGGACACGCCGGAAAACCTGATGCAGATCATCGGCATCTACAAGGCCTATGCCGTGCCGATGGACTTCTACTGGCGCGACCTGCTCTACATCGCCGAGCGGGTGTTCCTTGATCCCCTGCCGGCCTTCAAGTACTTCCCCACCCAGGAGTATCTGGATCTGCCCAACTCCTACGCCGGCGACGATTCCAAGCTGCGCATCTGGCGGGGTCCAGCCACGGCCCACCCCGAGCTGCTGGAGTTCATGGCCAAGGGCGAGACCCGCCCGATGTCCAAACTTCTCCACCATTTGTGGCACGACCGCATCAACATGGAGTTCGCCGAGGCCTGCATGGAGGCCATGCTGTGGCACCAGGGCATGGGTGGCCGCTTCTACGACTACCTCGAAACCGACGTCTACAAGGCCAACGCCGACCGGGCGATCAAGGCCTACTTCAAGGGCAATCCCCTGATGCTCGGGCTGCATGCCTTGTTCCCGGAGATGTTCCTGGAGCAGGTTCGCAAAATGAGTTACTACGCCAACCTGGGCTTGTTCTGGGAGGTGATGGCCCCGGTCTTCTTCGAGATGAGCGACATCTACGACGAAGGTGGATTCAAAGGGGTGCCCGACGCCATGGACTTCCTCGTCAACGGCATCTTCGCCGTGGCCGGCCGGCCGATTTACCACCATGTGTACATCGGCGAGGAGATGTTCGAGATCATTCCCAAATCTGAAGGGTTCACCTGGCTGTATGAGGCGGCCCTTCCCTATGTGGAGGCCGTCTTCTACCGCACGGCGCCGTTCCGGGGCACCAAGAGCTACAACGCCCAGGCCGGCCAGGTGCCCGAAGTGCAGGCCGACTTCCACTACGGCATCCTCTATGCCGATGTCTTCCCCGTGGGCTCGGCGGGCATCCCCCCCACGCTGCTGATGCAGGACATGCTGCATTTCCTGCCGCCCTACCTCACGGAGCTCTACGACCAGCACAAGCGCGGTGAGGCCGACATCCTGATCCAGCTGGGTGTCACCTTCCAGCGCTCCATGTACAACGTCACCTCTGCGGTGATCCAGGCCCTGCGCTGTGCGCTGCTCTACCCCCTCGACGACACCGATCCGGAGCACCTGATGGCGAACCGGAAGTTTTTCGAGGCTCAGATGGACCGTTTCATTCGGCCCGAGGCACGCTTGCCCCAGATCCAGACCCAGGACTACCGCTAG